A region of Porites lutea chromosome 13, jaPorLute2.1, whole genome shotgun sequence DNA encodes the following proteins:
- the LOC140923148 gene encoding mitochondrial inner membrane protease subunit 2-like, with protein sequence MGFETVRPYLSRFALGFALGLPVAVTFVENVGSLKGVHGISMQPTLNPKPHFKGDVVLVNSWAVRRFEGISRGDIVTLIDPSDPDAVLIKRVIAVEGDHVKTISYKKKIVHIPAGHCWVEGDNHSHSHDSNSFGLVSLGLIQGKATHIVWPPGRWQKLETFSQEGRLDSDKISIQYESRNAKDLPNNVDTTVKRDGITCSSSTASRTHNKFEEKSSVTEIICGPLR encoded by the exons ATGGGTTTTGAAACAGTCCGTCCGTATCTCAGTCGTTTTGCCTTAGGGTTTGCCTTAGGACTTCCAGTAGCTGTGACATTTGTAGAGAACGTTGGGAGTTTAAAGGGAGTCCATGGTATCTCAATGCAA CCAACACTAAATCCAAAACCTCACTTTAAAGGTGATGTAGTGCTTGTGAACAGCTGGGCTGTGAGGCGATTTGAAGGAATCAGCAGAGGAGATATTGTAACCCTCAT TGATCCTTCAGACCCGGATGCTGTTCTTATAAAGAGAGTCATAGCTGTGGAAGGAGATCATGTTAA AACAATAAGCTACAAGAAGAAGATTGTACATATTCCAGCAGGTCATTGCTGGGTTGAAGGAGATAATCATTCACACAGTCATGACAGCAACTCCTTTGGCCTG GTGTCGCTGGGTCTTATTCAGGGAAAAGCTACTCACATTGTATGGCCACCAGGGAGATGGCAAAAACTAGAAACATTTTCACAAGAGGGACGGCTTGACTCTGATAAAATCTCTATTCAGTATGAATCAAGGAATGCAAAGGATCTTCCCAATAATGTGGATACAACAGTGAAAAGAGATGGAATAACATGCAGCAGTTCTACAGCTAGTCGAACTCATAATAAATTTGAGGAGAAAAGTTCTGTTACAGAGATAATTTGTGGACCTCTTAGATGA
- the LOC140923552 gene encoding uncharacterized protein encodes MAASGPSEAFVQLTSPEEGNWLSLGRALTSVLCQGLRPYIKREMAIFYSNVTAAITGSRAAPCTCVYDPSRKKNQYHDVSKCAWALFLQNAHLGNKPNWKQSDSTKWMDPSNGQWEIAKLFLPDIGGHTVIQSAEDMDVTAILNLMFWCNHFTAQRSLIKDVRETRNTKWVHVPKLELSLTEKRAAFETIEKLLQDPVFTGDPDAQEALRDILALKCSSDVHIFKAEVLSHFKEAIHKDISSLKSELNSLRKESKKNGKQRTRVERQLRNLRQGLDQLEKVEKKSATFWSTLAHFAELLMVTIVFLFKIVGGSNGKSSTDWLKLLLLCLWCCIGTLDHSSFNDGCPTEEVDVPFDTKEFNLTDYLTIARENFIGRRWLYEEIEGALFSSRKRVSGVLIIGDPGAGKSALAAQLVCSRTSSRTIHDHILGYHLCKHSDRNTQNGGKFVRNLADMIARRLPEYGYIVTNNSYIQRSLSTDCVTLQDPVGCFEQAILSPLRLLKNKPKENWYIVIDALDECLTQSETGHSIVYLLNNKLPRFPSWLKLVMTSRNESSVSINSNSVTKLIIDPDDIRNIEDIELFLSTKLLQDGPLINRIKLWFGDNSIKSTARLISALLNKSQGNFLFVKEMLHHWQTSRAEKRDPYALPETLGDLYHSYFERLYSRKEQFRPIRRVLELLVATFHPLSLKGIYEVLKTKEENLEEEYEFKDRINGLGHFLRYGENDTVTLYHLSLTEWLTSESNKNSPFYVSKKKGHEMFCDYYLILIADGDKSSLLKYILTLAQHITYGGWKESYVKQFLKFPSQVVNSSDPTSNRTLLHLAATINSTDVMELLLRHFSCIDCIDNRGITPAFLAAEHGLVNNLALMVSKGAKVNRKTKSLLFILESKGNEYDEFVTKNCLWTPVLQSKSKHWGSTMLHAAARRGHMEVVAFLLDNGAFISTVDGVNLTALQIAAENGHSEVVKALYNAGAVADQTSLHHAASNGRLEVVKYLLKIGVRDRCIRCDGSFYWLKTLKHVHRLQSNMKMENVMSFHINEQCFEDPKQMEKNHCIEKKTENTTNFGELYDDKHLIFCQTALHAAVSAGHVEVVRELISSPPAALTCRDYTGRTALHEAVRKNNSEIVKMILKKDPALIHETCNHWQMVEQRNETHTSLKLGCEESIEYHGDICHCGYTPLHMAARYGHWEIGMYLIKISGARVNASDCFGATPLHVAACHNHKLFVHMLMRSESSANINSMTANGSTPLHSAAACGAVEIIDLLLYFGANLSAVDKDGLSTLHYAILHIHPDQLDGEFIINRTDLGGALHLVTIDRRGHLAMFYENENNIIRNTDQYRWLDAFINLILRGSDIHAADVNGRTPLHIASANGLADAVNVLLQRKSKLELRDNLGKTPLEVAVENCTVSLTTSHFNEGEHFHDLQQHLRDHEMVVYLLLSSGASFRKCSRNGTSLLHNAIAKRKPYIARLLLLKGARLSCKDSLGRTPLMAFIQNGGDWADFPLNVSFDIECGKPFQLSTIHLLCYFPPKLEENNFFQLITCDDQTCSSRKPPFQRAIERHKLKHRVIDNCLDAEGFTPLHRAVQGANLVGVRSLIKIGANLTLLSPQGQDAITLAILHSGGTIGNHLFGNEELLARKDNASLVALQLLHQAMKTRGFQIVCDPSKRELTLYHLAASRGLVKFIQEILKEKEQHKLDASCPNKDGITPLYLANVFSFHVKGGSYNPWKEVIRIIKDHGGIMMLPSKDVEMNIIYRRLFGWIPNGLEINLRGDVRDFVLGLVSTFQNRQKNLSHCRPEGLNAKSMEIGSPSSLGRVWNELLRQLKILNLRGVKYSLFGFTKLVSLALDDLKVCKLQFDRSEFYTKKLSLSTSTYRSVIHASKLNNTATGFRHRLAVISESIHEIVLEVTPVYFFYLMRLWHHEVFQHFACIKIVVDRYGRFFFDDNHLKRLIAQYEESTPTWMLTTVCHSLQNTFMTYLLRYLSKINYTEFTTLYHEYPDFIKKRMGWTTVQQFGDVNNSWPFDFLVKFTLGLYRQHEYLKILNVGLEPGTHVVLPSKRIKQAKVWEKAQHTSDLISDLLKEIHHFG; translated from the exons ATGGCAGCATCAGGACCGTCCGAGGCTTTCGTTCAACTGACCTCTCCAGAGGAAGGAAATTGGCTTTCTCTCGGACGCGCTTTGACATCAGTTCTTTGTCAAGGTCTTCGTCCCTACATTAAACGAGAGATGGCTATTTTCTACAGCAACGTAACAGCCGCAATCACAGGATCACGTGCTGCACCGTGCACCTGTGTCTATGATCCAAGCAGAAAGAAGAACCAATACCACGATGTGAGCAAGTGTGCATGGGCATTATTTCTCCAAAACGCACACCTGGGAAACAAACCAAACTGGAAGCAAAGTGATTCCACCAAATGGATGGACCCCAGTAATGGTCAGTGGGAGATAGCTAAACTTTTTCTCCCTGATATTGGAGGACATACTGTTATACAGAGTGCCGAGGACATGGATGTTACTGCTATTTTGAATCTGATGTTCTGGTGCAATCACTTTACTGCCCAGAGATCTCTGATAAAAGATGTCCGAGAAACCAGAAATACAAAGTGGGTGCATGTTCCAAAACTGGAGCTGTCCCTAACAGAAAAACGAGCTGCCTTTGAAACAATCGAGAAGCTTCTGCAAGATCCAGTATTTACTGGAGATCCAGATGCTCAGGAAGCTTTACGAGATATTTTAGCCCTAAAATGTAGCTCAGATGTGCACATTTTCAAAGCCGAAGTCTTATCTCATTTCAAGGAAGCAATTCACAAGGATATTTCAAGCCTTAAAAGTGAACTGAACTCGTTAAGAAAGGAATccaagaaaaatggaaagcaaCGAACTCGCGTGGAAAGACAACTACGCAATTTAAGACAAGGCCTAGATCAGCTAGAGAAGGTGGAGAAAAAATCTGCCACGTTTTGGTCAACTCTTGCCCACTTTGCGGAGCTACTAATGGTCACCATCGTTTTCTTGTTCAAAATTGTGGGAGGTTCAAATGGAAAGTCGTCCACAGATTGGCTAAAGTTGCTACTCTTATGTTTATGGTGTTGCATTGGCACTCTGGATCACAGCTCATTTAACGATG GCTGTCCCACGGAGGAAGTTGATGTTCCTTTTGACACCAAAGAGTTTAACTTGACCGATTATCTAACCATTGCTCGGGAAAATTTCATTGGTCGTCGATGGCTATATGAAGAAATAGAGGGTGCCCTCTTCTCTTCACGCAAGAGAGTATCTGGTGTTTTGATTATCGGAGACCCTGGAGCTGGAAAGTCTGCATTGGCTGCCCAGTTGGTCTGCTCCCGGACGTCAAGTCGGACCATCCATGATCATATATTAGGGTACCACCTCTGTAAACATTCTGACAGAAATACACAGAATGGAGGCAAGTTTGTCCGTAACTTAGCCGATATGATAGCTCGCAGACTTCCAGAATATGGGTACATTGTCACTAATAACTCCTACATTCAGCGATCTTTATCCACCGACTGTGTGACACTCCAAGATCCCGTGGGTTGTTTTGAACAAGCAATTTTGTCACCCCTaagacttttaaaaaataaaccaaaagaGAACTGGTACATTGTCATTGATGCCTTAGATGAATGTCTTACTCAAAGTGAAACAGGCCATAGTATCGTTTATTTGCTTAATAATAAGCTTCCCCGTTTTCCGTCATGGCTGAAACTTGTGATGACCTCTCGCAATGAATCTAGCGTTTCCATCAACTCGAACAGCGTAACAAAGCTTATCATTGATCCTGACGATATCCGAAATATAGAAGACATTGAACTTTTTCTGTCTACGAAACTTCTTCAAGATGGTCCCTTAATAAACCGTATTAAGCTTTGGTTTGGAGATAACAGCATTAAAAGCACAGCCAGACTAATCTCCGCTTTGTTGAACAAAAGTCAGGGAAATTTCCTGTTCGTTAAGGAGATGCTTCATCACTGGCAAACGTCTAGAGCTGAAAAGAGAGATCCCTATGCACTACCTGAGACGCTTGGCGATTTATACCACAGCTACTTCGAACGCCTGTATAGTCGAAAGGAACAATTCCGGCCGATTCGGCGAGTGTTAGAATTACTTGTGGCAACATTTCATCCACTGTCACTTAAAGGCATTTATGAAGTTcttaaaacaaaggaagaaaaTCTCGAAGAAGAATACGAATTTAAAGATAGAATAAACGGACTGGGACATTTTCTAAGATACGGAGAAAATGACACGGTGACATTATATCACCTCTCTTTAACAGAGTGGCTCACCAGCGAAAGCAACAAGAATAGTCCATTTTACGTCAGTAAGAAAAAAGGACACGAAATGTTTTGCGATTACTACTTAATCTTAATTGCTGACGGAGATAAGTCCTCGTTGTTGAAATACATTCTGACTCTGGCACAACACATTACCTATGGTGGTTGGAAGGAGTCTTACGTTAAACAGTTTCTGAAGTTTCCTTCACAAGTTGTCAATTCTTCGGATCCTACAAGTAATAGGACTTTGTTGCACCTTGCAGCCACGATCAACAGCACAGACGTAATGGAGCTACTGCTGAGACATTTCAGTTGCATTGACTGTATTGATAATCGCGGGATAACACCTGCATTTTTGGCCGCGGAGCATGGACTCGTTAATAATCTGGCGCTGATGGTGAGTAAGGGAGCCAAGGTAAATCGCAAGACGAAGTCTTTGTTATTCATTTTGGAATCAAAAGGAAACGAGTATGATGAATTTGTCACTAAAAATTGCCTTTGGACTCCAGTTCTTCAATCAAAGTCAAAGCACTGGGGTTCCACAATGCTTCACGCTGCAGCTCGCCGAGGGCACATGGAAGTTGTTGCCTTTCTTCTCGACAACGGTGCTTTTATTTCAACCGTCGATGGTGTCAATTTAACTGCACTACAGATAGCCGCTGAGAATGGGCATTCAGAGGTCGTTAAAGCGTTATATAATGCCGGTGCAGTTGCAGATCAAACCTCTCTTCACCATGCCGCCTCCAATGGTAGGTTGGAGGTGGTAAAGTACCTTTTGAAAATTGGTGTGAGGGATAGGTGCATCAGATGCGATGGGTCCTTTTACTGGCTGAAAACGCTAAAACATGTACATCGTTTGCAAAGCAACATGAAGATGGAAAATGTTATGTCATTTCATATCAACGAACAGTGTTTTGAGGATCCAAAGCAGATGGAAAAGAATCATtgcattgaaaagaaaactgaaaacacCACCAACTTTGGCGAGCTTTATGACGACAAACATTTAATATTTTGCCAAACCGCCCTTCATGCAGCAGTTTCAGCAGGCCATGTGGAGGTAGTCAGGGAACTAATTTCTTCGCCACCAGCGGCATTAACATGTCGGGATTATACAGGGAGAACTGCCTTACACGAGGCTGTTCGTAAAAATAATAGTGAAATTGTGAAAATGATACTCAAAAAAGATCCCGCGTTGATACATGAAACTTGCAATCACTGGCAAATGGTGGAACAGCGAAATGAAACGCATACATCTTTGAAATTAGGTTGTGAAGAATCTATAGAATACCACGGTGATATCTGTCACTGTGGATACACACCCCTTCACATGGCTGCTCGTTATGGACACTGGGAAATTGGAATGTATCTTATTAAAATTAGTGGAGCACGCGTTAATGCTTCTGACTGCTTTGGAGCGACCCCACTTCATGTTGCCGCTTGCCATAACCACAAGTTATTTGTACATATGCTGATGCGTTCAGAAAGCAGTGCTAACATTAACAGCATGACAGCTAATGGTTCGACACCTCTTCACAGCGCCGCAGCATGTGGAGCCGTTGAAATTATTGACCTACTACTGTACTTTGGAGCAAATCTTAGCGCAGTTGATAAGGACGGTCTTTCAACATTGCATTATGCAATTCTCCACATACATCCGGACCAACTGGATGGTGAGTTTATTATAAATAGGACAGATTTAGGTGGGGCTCTTCACCTTGTGACAATTGACCGTAGGGGCCACCTTGCTATGTTttatgaaaacgaaaacaatattattagaAACACCGACCAGTATCGATGGTTAGATGCATTTATCAATTTGATTTTACGTGGTTCTGATATACATGCTGCTGACGTAAACGGCCGAACACCGCTGCATATAGCATCAGCAAACGGTTTGGCCGATGCCGTCAATGTTCTGCTGCAAAGAAAGTCAAAGCTCGAACTACGTGATAATCTTGGTAAAACACCGTTGGAAGTTGCAGTTGAAAACTGCACGGTAAGTTTGACTACTTCACATTTCAATGAGGGTGAACACTTCCACGACCTGCAGCAGCATTTGCGTGATCACGAAATGGTTGTTTATCTTCTTCTCTCGTCTGGGGCGTCCTTCAGAAAATGCAGTCGTAATGGTACAAGCTTGCTACACAATGCCATTGCGAAAAGAAAACCTTACATCGCTCGACTTTTGCTATTGAAGGGAGCCCGCCTTAGCTGCAAAGACTCCCTGGGGAGAACACCACTGATGGCTTTCATTCAAAATGGTGGAGACTGGGCAGACTTTCCATTAAATGTTTCATTCGACATTGAGTGTGGGAAGCCTTTTCAATTGTCGACCATCcatttgttgtgttattttccTCCAAAGCTGGAAGAGAATAATTTCTTTCAACTCATTACATGTGATGATCAAACATGTTCTTCTAGGAAGCCCCCTTTTCAAAGAGCAATTGAACGTCACAAATTAAAGCACAGAGTCATTGACAATTGCTTAGACGCTGAGGGATTTACGCCCCTTCATAGAGCGGTACAAGGAGCTAATTTAGTAGGTGTTCGTAGTCTCATAAAAATCGGTGCAAATCTGACTTTGCTGTCTCCACAAGGACAAGACGCGATTACCCTTGCGATACTGCACTCGGGGGGAACCATCGGGAACCATCTTTTTGGAAACGAAGAACTGTTAGCTAGAAAAGATAACGCATCTCTTGTGGCTCTCCAGCTTCTTCACCAAGCGATGAAAACTCGTGGTTTCCAGATTGTATGTGACCCTAGTAAACGCGAACTGACTCTATACCATTTGGCAGCTTCTCGCGGATTGGTAAAATTCATACAGGagatattaaaagaaaaagagcaGCATAAGTTAGATGCGAGTTGCCCAAACAAAGACGGGATCACGCCACTTTACTTGGCGAATGTATTCAGCTTTCATGTAAAAGGTGGAAGTTATAATCCATGGAAAGAGGTCataagaataataaaagacCATGGAGGTATAATGATGTTGCCATCTAAAGATGTTGAAATGAATATCATTTACAGAAGGTTATTTGGTTGGATCCCCAATGGTCTGGAAATTAATCTAAGAGGGGATGTCCGAGATTTTGTTTTAGGGCTTGTGTCTACATTTCAAAATAGGCAGAAAAACTTGTCTCACTGTAGGCCGGAAGGCTTAAACGCAAAGAGTATGGAGATTGGTAGTCCTTCATCGCTAGGGCGCGTCTGGAACGAGTTACTTCGACAATTAAAAATACTTAACCTTAGAGGCGTAAAATATTCCCTGTTTGGTTTCACTAAGTTAGTTTCGTTAGCTCTAGATGACCTAAAGGTGTGTAAGTTGCAATTTGACCGTTCTGAATTTTATACGAAGAAGTTAAGTTTATCAACGTCCACCTATCGATCAGTAATTCATGCGTCAAAATTAAACAACACAGCCACTGGTTTTCGTCATCGTTTGGCAGTTATTTCTGAATCAATACACGAAATAGTCTTGGAGGTAACGCCAGTGTATTTTTTCTACTTGATGAGGCTGTGGCATCATGAAGTATTTCAGCATTTCGCTTGTATTAAGATAGTGGTTGATCGGTATGGACGATTCTTCTTCGACGACAACCACCTGAAACGACTTATTGCACAGTACGAAGAAAGTACTCCAACTTGGATGTTGACTACCGTCTGCCATTCACTACAGAATACGTTTATGACTTATTTGTTAAGATATTTATCGAAAATTAATTACACTGAATTTACTACATTATATCATGAGTATCCAGACTTCATAAAAAAAAGGATGGGATGGACTACTGTTCAACAGTTCGGTGACGTCAATAACTCATGGCCCTTTGATTTTCTTGTTAAGTTTACTTTAGGGCTATACCGTCAGCATGAATACTTAAAAATACTCAACGTTGGATTAGAACCAGGAACTCACGTTGTACTACCTTCTAAAAGGATAAAGCAAGCAAAAGTATGGGAAAAAGCGCAACACACATCGGATTTAATATCAGATCTACTGAAAGAAATACACCACTTCGGTTAA